In a genomic window of Pedobacter sp. KBS0701:
- a CDS encoding RNA polymerase sigma factor, which produces MKDVYLSKSDEDLMSLLVNQDSLALETLFNRYYPALCKFTSIYIKDYNKAEELIADLFMKLWDKRNELQIKSIKKYLFAAAKNLAFNEIQRVKLHILSVNDREDTLDYPDNYLNPHEQLTSRESYSEIMDLLNLLPDRQREVLLMSRIDMLEKNNIADLLGISVRTVETLLYQAVKNFRSLTTDRLEI; this is translated from the coding sequence ATGAAGGATGTATATTTAAGCAAAAGTGATGAGGACTTAATGTCTTTATTGGTAAATCAAGACAGCCTCGCACTGGAAACCCTTTTTAACAGGTATTACCCTGCTTTATGCAAATTTACCTCTATTTACATTAAAGATTACAACAAAGCAGAAGAGCTTATTGCCGATCTTTTTATGAAGCTTTGGGACAAAAGAAACGAGCTTCAGATCAAATCGATCAAAAAATACCTGTTTGCTGCAGCTAAAAATTTAGCCTTTAATGAAATTCAGCGTGTAAAACTCCATATTTTAAGTGTCAATGATCGCGAAGATACACTCGATTACCCGGATAATTATTTAAATCCCCACGAACAGCTTACAAGCAGGGAATCCTATTCTGAAATTATGGATCTCCTAAACCTGTTACCCGACAGGCAGCGGGAAGTACTTTTAATGAGCCGCATCGATATGCTGGAGAAAAACAATATTGCCGATTTATTGGGCATTTCGGTAAGAACGGTAGAAACTTTACTCTACCAGGCCGTGAAAAACTTTAGATCGCTCACAACTGACCGATTGGAGATCTGA
- a CDS encoding ROK family protein has translation MATQKKAENNNILSIDIGGTSIKTVLLDESGNMITEYLKSKTPPEATPKDIVTGIVELIKPFPDSYNRVSIGFPGYVKNGIVKTAPNLAKNKWADVDLAQRVANELGKPVRLVNDADQQGLGVVDGKGFEIVFTVGTGFGTALLFDGELLPHLELAHFPINKEEDYDDYIGNKAFEKIGGERWNKRLKKVIEIYKTVFNYDTLYIGGGNSKQINFKLEDNIKIVTNRDGIKGGAKLWKLADKYNIFTVEPKK, from the coding sequence ATGGCTACACAGAAAAAAGCTGAAAACAACAATATATTATCTATCGATATTGGCGGTACCAGTATAAAAACCGTTCTTTTAGATGAAAGCGGAAATATGATTACCGAATATTTAAAAAGCAAAACCCCGCCGGAAGCTACGCCAAAAGATATCGTAACAGGTATTGTTGAACTAATTAAGCCTTTTCCTGATAGTTATAACCGTGTATCAATCGGATTTCCGGGTTACGTTAAAAATGGGATTGTAAAAACTGCTCCCAACCTGGCTAAAAATAAATGGGCCGATGTAGATCTTGCACAGCGCGTGGCCAACGAGCTTGGTAAGCCTGTGCGTTTGGTAAACGATGCCGACCAACAAGGCTTAGGGGTTGTTGATGGCAAAGGCTTCGAAATTGTTTTTACAGTGGGTACGGGCTTCGGAACAGCGCTATTGTTTGATGGAGAACTGCTTCCTCACCTGGAACTGGCGCATTTCCCAATCAATAAAGAGGAAGATTACGACGATTATATCGGAAACAAAGCATTCGAAAAAATCGGGGGCGAACGGTGGAATAAAAGATTAAAAAAGGTAATCGAAATTTATAAAACAGTTTTCAATTATGATACCTTATATATAGGTGGCGGAAATTCAAAACAGATCAATTTTAAGTTGGAAGATAATATTAAAATCGTAACCAACAGAGACGGGATTAAAGGTGGTGCAAAGCTTTGGAAACTGGCCGATAAGTACAATATCTTTACTGTTGAGCCTAAAAAATAA
- a CDS encoding DUF5655 domain-containing protein, which translates to MMLSEEKHLSDFLKGKTEYTLGLFRFFIEQLAEFGEISLRPAKSMIAIESKTPFAYITQLGKNFVHVVIPFDQSYKDNLCFTKIIQVPGTNQFNHHLRIFFEEDINKEVKTFLRMAME; encoded by the coding sequence ATGATGTTGTCTGAAGAAAAACATTTATCAGACTTTTTAAAAGGAAAAACGGAATATACCTTAGGGTTATTCCGTTTTTTTATTGAACAATTGGCCGAATTTGGAGAGATAAGTCTCAGGCCTGCAAAATCCATGATTGCCATAGAATCTAAAACACCCTTCGCATACATTACGCAGTTGGGTAAAAATTTTGTACACGTGGTTATTCCTTTCGATCAATCGTATAAGGATAACCTTTGCTTCACTAAAATTATACAGGTGCCGGGAACGAATCAATTTAACCACCATTTGAGGATTTTCTTTGAAGAAGATATTAATAAGGAAGTGAAAACGTTTCTTAGAATGGCGATGGAATGA
- the pgl gene encoding 6-phosphogluconolactonase, which produces MNLLIYKTLEELNQDLADYIIKIAEMSIEENDRFNFVLTGGSSPKALYHFLATEGQHRIDWEKVYFFFGDERNVPANDDNYNGLMARKTILDPLGIKEDHIFYVDTTLAPEKAAIEYKKAIDKHFNGEDIVFDLILLGMGDDAHTASIFPHTTLVKDEEVNVAAVYVEKLDTYRISFTAPLINKADNVAFLVFGENKAEALKHVIGDTEKNTDLYPSQLIDPIDGKLTWFTDEAATKLLED; this is translated from the coding sequence ATGAATCTACTCATATATAAAACATTAGAAGAACTAAACCAGGATCTGGCAGATTACATAATCAAGATTGCAGAAATGTCTATCGAAGAAAACGACCGTTTCAATTTCGTACTTACGGGCGGTAGTTCTCCTAAAGCACTTTACCATTTTCTTGCTACTGAAGGGCAGCACAGAATTGATTGGGAAAAAGTATATTTCTTCTTTGGCGATGAGCGTAATGTTCCTGCCAATGATGACAATTATAATGGTTTAATGGCCAGGAAAACCATTTTAGATCCACTGGGTATTAAAGAAGATCATATTTTTTACGTTGATACTACTTTGGCTCCAGAAAAGGCAGCTATCGAATATAAAAAAGCAATTGACAAGCATTTTAATGGTGAAGACATCGTTTTCGATTTAATCCTTTTGGGTATGGGTGATGATGCGCACACCGCCTCGATTTTTCCACATACTACTTTGGTTAAAGATGAAGAAGTAAACGTAGCAGCTGTATATGTAGAAAAACTGGATACGTATCGCATTAGCTTTACTGCGCCGTTAATTAATAAAGCAGATAACGTAGCCTTTTTGGTATTTGGCGAGAATAAAGCCGAAGCGCTGAAGCATGTGATTGGCGATACAGAAAAAAATACAGATCTGTACCCTTCTCAGTTAATCGATCCGATTGACGGTAAATTAACCTGGTTTACCGACGAGGCTGCAACAAAGTTACTTGAAGACTAA
- the gndA gene encoding NADP-dependent phosphogluconate dehydrogenase, translated as MANNDSEKYKLGMIGLGTMGRNLLLNMADKGFSVTGYDKDQKMISKLEEEGKAHNLEGFDDIESFISSLQTPRTLILLVPAGPIVDSVIAELKPLLSKGDIIIDSGNSHFTDTNRRVDELEKDGLHFFGMGISGGEEGARFGPSMMPGGDKQAYNVVKEVFDAVAAKVGTDPCVTYIGPGASGHFVKMVHNGIEYAIMELIAEVYGILKNGLGYSNEEIYKVFKKWNEGKLQSFLLEITAEIFLFKDTETQNDLLDQIKDEARSKGTGKWTSEVSMELQLPIPTINEAVSNRDLSKFKKLRVSLEEAFDKKDTKIEATVEELEDAFYFSMISAYAQGMHLLVQASKEYQYDLQLQEIAKIWRGGCIIRAKFLEDIYQAYDKNNALEHLFGDAGIQNIIKGTLLGTRKTISACINSGLGIPAFASTLTYFDTITTARMPSNLIQAQRDFFGAHTFERIDKDGVFHADWNKLS; from the coding sequence ATGGCAAATAACGATTCTGAAAAATATAAATTGGGAATGATTGGTTTAGGCACTATGGGCCGGAACTTATTATTAAACATGGCTGATAAGGGTTTCTCTGTAACAGGTTACGATAAAGACCAAAAGATGATCTCGAAGCTTGAAGAAGAAGGCAAAGCGCACAACTTAGAAGGATTTGATGATATTGAAAGCTTTATTTCGAGCTTACAAACACCACGTACATTAATTTTGTTAGTACCAGCCGGACCAATTGTAGATAGCGTTATTGCAGAACTAAAACCACTTTTAAGCAAAGGTGATATCATCATCGATAGCGGAAATTCACATTTTACAGATACCAACCGCCGTGTTGATGAGTTAGAAAAAGATGGTTTACATTTCTTCGGAATGGGCATTTCTGGTGGTGAAGAAGGTGCGCGGTTTGGTCCGAGTATGATGCCGGGTGGTGATAAACAGGCGTACAATGTTGTAAAAGAGGTTTTTGATGCTGTAGCGGCAAAAGTTGGGACTGATCCTTGTGTAACCTACATTGGTCCGGGTGCTTCCGGCCACTTTGTTAAAATGGTACACAATGGTATAGAATATGCCATTATGGAGCTTATTGCCGAAGTATATGGCATCCTTAAAAATGGTTTAGGTTATTCAAATGAAGAGATTTATAAAGTATTCAAAAAATGGAACGAAGGCAAGCTGCAATCATTCTTATTAGAAATTACTGCCGAAATCTTCCTGTTTAAAGATACCGAAACACAAAATGATCTTTTAGATCAGATTAAAGACGAAGCCCGTTCTAAAGGTACAGGAAAATGGACATCGGAGGTTTCAATGGAACTTCAATTGCCCATTCCAACCATTAACGAAGCTGTTTCTAACCGTGATTTATCTAAATTTAAAAAACTAAGGGTTTCTTTAGAAGAAGCTTTTGATAAAAAAGACACCAAAATTGAGGCGACAGTTGAAGAACTGGAAGATGCATTTTACTTCTCTATGATCAGTGCTTATGCACAAGGGATGCATTTACTGGTTCAGGCATCAAAAGAATATCAATACGATCTACAGTTACAGGAAATTGCCAAAATCTGGCGTGGTGGTTGTATCATCAGGGCTAAATTTTTAGAAGATATTTATCAGGCTTATGATAAAAACAATGCTCTTGAACATCTATTCGGTGATGCGGGTATCCAGAACATCATTAAAGGCACTTTATTGGGAACACGTAAAACAATCAGTGCATGTATTAATTCTGGTTTAGGTATTCCTGCATTTGCATCTACCCTAACCTACTTCGATACCATCACAACAGCTCGCATGCCTTCAAATTTAATCCAGGCACAAAGAGATTTCTTTGGCGCACATACCTTTGAACGTATTGATAAAGATGGTGTTTTCCACGCCGACTGGAATAAATTATCATAA
- a CDS encoding FecR family protein produces the protein MEERYYKLIEDYSKKTIGSEDLTDLLIWVGSSQQNQQIFRESLQAFEAADYSLKKPVNQQKSWLAIQKHIEDSAEQSLIIKRINYRKYFAIAAAIMVICLLPALYFNSFHSKKTEVIAYNEIYNPRGQKRLITMPDGSNIYLNGDSKIRYALNFNTSSKRIVYLDGEAFFDVQHRTKQPFIVHTGKVSATVLGTSFNINAYPSLKDITITVQTGKVGVLFKNKATTAPVYFLLPNEQLTINKNNGQTTKKQVNAIDFDSWREYKIFFYDKSLSEIAEVIAREYDLDIEIKTEALKGVKLTAKFDKCSVKQIMDVIAKLSDSKYTIYENKVIIY, from the coding sequence ATGGAAGAACGTTACTACAAATTAATAGAAGATTACAGCAAGAAAACCATTGGCAGTGAAGATTTAACTGATTTACTGATTTGGGTTGGAAGCAGCCAGCAGAATCAGCAGATTTTCAGGGAAAGCTTACAGGCCTTTGAGGCAGCAGATTATTCTCTGAAAAAACCTGTTAATCAGCAAAAAAGCTGGTTGGCCATTCAAAAACATATTGAAGATAGTGCTGAGCAATCGCTAATCATAAAAAGAATCAATTATAGAAAGTATTTTGCGATAGCCGCCGCAATCATGGTAATCTGTTTATTACCAGCACTCTATTTTAACAGTTTTCATTCAAAAAAAACCGAAGTTATTGCTTATAACGAAATTTACAATCCGCGTGGACAGAAAAGGCTGATCACCATGCCAGATGGTTCTAACATCTATTTAAACGGCGATAGTAAAATCCGTTACGCACTCAATTTTAATACCAGCAGCAAGCGGATCGTTTATTTAGATGGTGAAGCTTTTTTTGACGTGCAGCACCGCACCAAACAACCCTTTATAGTTCATACCGGAAAAGTGAGCGCTACCGTTCTGGGTACTTCATTTAATATCAATGCTTATCCATCTTTAAAAGATATCACCATCACTGTGCAAACTGGTAAAGTCGGCGTGCTGTTTAAAAATAAGGCCACAACAGCCCCTGTTTATTTCCTCTTGCCGAATGAACAGCTTACCATCAATAAAAATAATGGACAGACAACAAAAAAGCAGGTAAATGCCATTGATTTTGATAGCTGGAGGGAATACAAAATCTTTTTTTATGATAAATCCCTGAGCGAAATTGCAGAGGTAATTGCCCGAGAGTATGATCTTGATATTGAAATTAAAACTGAAGCTTTAAAAGGGGTAAAGCTTACCGCAAAATTTGATAAATGTTCGGTAAAGCAGATTATGGATGTAATTGCTAAGCTATCTGACTCAAAATATACAATCTATGAAAACAAAGTAATTATTTATTAA
- the zwf gene encoding glucose-6-phosphate dehydrogenase — translation MKTKTALNPTIFVIFGGTGDLNKRKLAPALYNLFMEGYMPDKFAIIGTGRTEFTDDSYKTALEEAVNEFSRSGKVKKDKWEDFGNTIHYCPTDFAQPKTFENLKAAVEKYQKEFGAGTQVIFYLAVAPNFFPIIAECLQKYKLTQDEDNSRIVIEKPFGHDLESAKELNTLLSTIFTEKQIYRIDHYLGKETVQNMMAFRFANALFEPLWNRSYIDHVQISVTEQLGVGDRGGYYEGSGALRDMIQNHLLQLLCLVGMEAPINFDADEIRNRKVEVLRAMRPFSAEDIRFHTVRGQYSKGWVEGKEVPGYRQEKGVDTHSNTETFAAVKFHIDNWRWQGIPFYLRTGKRLNQTSSLITIQFRDVPHQIFSSEVTENWQQNRLVISIQPEMSIRMQVQAKRPGLDMVLNPVDMVFDYKGTYEGDTPEAYETLLLDAMMGDQTLFMRGDQVEAAWELVMPILNTWESKKSINFPNYPADSWGPEEAEALIARDGFHWFNLPLKNKE, via the coding sequence ATGAAAACCAAAACCGCATTAAACCCAACCATTTTTGTAATATTTGGTGGAACAGGTGATTTAAATAAAAGAAAATTAGCACCTGCCCTATATAATTTATTTATGGAGGGTTACATGCCTGATAAGTTTGCTATTATTGGTACCGGAAGGACAGAATTTACTGATGATAGTTACAAAACTGCATTAGAAGAAGCTGTGAACGAGTTTTCTCGAAGCGGAAAAGTTAAAAAAGATAAATGGGAGGATTTTGGAAATACGATCCACTACTGCCCTACCGATTTTGCACAGCCAAAAACTTTCGAAAACCTGAAAGCGGCTGTAGAAAAATATCAAAAAGAATTTGGTGCCGGTACACAGGTAATTTTCTACCTCGCAGTTGCACCTAATTTCTTCCCGATTATTGCTGAATGTCTGCAGAAATATAAACTTACGCAAGATGAAGACAATAGCCGTATTGTTATCGAAAAACCTTTTGGCCATGATTTAGAATCGGCAAAAGAGCTTAACACATTGTTGAGCACTATTTTTACCGAAAAGCAGATCTACCGTATTGATCATTACCTGGGTAAAGAAACCGTACAAAACATGATGGCTTTCCGGTTTGCCAACGCATTATTCGAGCCGTTGTGGAACAGGTCTTATATCGATCACGTTCAGATTTCGGTAACCGAACAGTTAGGTGTGGGTGATCGTGGTGGATATTATGAAGGTTCTGGTGCTTTGAGAGATATGATCCAGAATCACCTCTTGCAATTGCTTTGTTTGGTTGGAATGGAAGCACCCATTAATTTTGATGCCGATGAAATCAGAAATCGCAAGGTTGAGGTTTTAAGAGCAATGCGTCCTTTTTCTGCAGAAGATATCCGTTTTCACACCGTTCGCGGTCAGTACAGCAAAGGCTGGGTTGAAGGTAAGGAAGTTCCGGGATACCGCCAGGAAAAAGGCGTTGATACCCACTCAAATACCGAAACTTTTGCGGCAGTTAAATTTCATATTGATAACTGGAGATGGCAAGGTATTCCTTTCTATTTAAGAACAGGAAAGCGCTTGAACCAAACTTCATCATTAATTACCATTCAGTTTAGAGATGTGCCTCATCAAATTTTCTCATCAGAGGTAACCGAAAACTGGCAACAAAACAGGTTGGTGATTAGCATACAGCCAGAAATGAGTATCCGCATGCAGGTACAGGCCAAAAGACCCGGATTAGACATGGTATTAAACCCTGTTGATATGGTATTTGATTATAAAGGAACTTACGAGGGTGATACACCAGAAGCTTACGAAACCTTATTATTGGATGCCATGATGGGCGATCAAACCTTGTTTATGCGTGGCGATCAGGTAGAAGCAGCATGGGAATTGGTTATGCCAATTTTAAATACATGGGAAAGCAAAAAATCAATCAATTTCCCTAACTATCCTGCCGATAGCTGGGGACCAGAAGAAGCTGAAGCACTTATTGCGAGAGATGGTTTCCACTGGTTCAATTTACCGCTGAAGAATAAGGAATAA
- a CDS encoding sterol desaturase family protein: MTVNYLAFAIPAFFIFVFIEFKIARHQKKAKIFKYESTVANFSVGIAERLLNLFIAASFYQVYHWVYANYAIFDISTKWYVWILLLLATDFVWYWYHRMGHEINFLWAAHIVHHQSEEFNLSAAARITTIQAIFRNVFWCALPLLGFHPNMIITILLAHGAYSFFTHTQLIGKLRWLENILITPSLHGVHHASDEKYLDKNYGDVFVFWDKLFGTFQAEEETPKYGLTHPIKSYSFLWQHFHYYLEIGEAYRRANGFKAKWNAVFGSPALMDQNIRPILEERYYQNKLQHEAKPKPRFKIYLNIQLIMVVAMLTGTTMFYESLTLVHKVAILIFILVTLINIGALLEQRKWIYYLECFRLILVFGYFFHSFNIMELLIFPVVGLIILERNFSLNSLYKKHLFNYQSNTINT, translated from the coding sequence ATGACGGTAAACTACCTTGCATTTGCTATACCAGCATTTTTTATTTTCGTATTTATTGAATTTAAGATCGCCCGGCATCAAAAAAAAGCGAAGATATTCAAATATGAGAGTACGGTTGCAAATTTTAGTGTAGGTATTGCCGAAAGGTTGCTCAATTTATTTATTGCGGCAAGTTTTTACCAGGTGTACCATTGGGTATATGCCAACTATGCTATTTTTGATATTTCTACTAAATGGTATGTCTGGATTTTGCTATTGCTAGCTACAGATTTTGTTTGGTACTGGTATCACAGGATGGGACATGAGATTAACTTTTTATGGGCTGCACATATTGTGCATCACCAGAGTGAAGAGTTTAATTTATCTGCAGCAGCGCGGATTACCACCATTCAGGCTATTTTTCGTAATGTTTTCTGGTGTGCCTTACCATTGCTAGGTTTTCATCCCAACATGATTATTACCATTCTTTTGGCTCACGGTGCTTATTCGTTTTTTACGCATACACAATTGATAGGCAAATTGCGCTGGCTCGAAAATATATTGATTACGCCTTCGCTGCATGGGGTTCACCATGCTTCTGATGAAAAATATCTGGATAAAAACTACGGAGATGTTTTTGTTTTCTGGGACAAATTATTCGGCACTTTCCAGGCAGAAGAAGAGACACCTAAATATGGCTTAACACATCCCATTAAAAGTTATAGTTTTTTATGGCAGCATTTTCATTATTATTTAGAAATAGGAGAGGCTTACAGGCGTGCAAATGGATTTAAGGCCAAATGGAATGCTGTTTTCGGGAGTCCTGCATTAATGGATCAAAATATCAGGCCGATTTTAGAAGAACGTTATTATCAAAATAAATTACAACATGAGGCAAAACCTAAACCCAGGTTTAAAATTTATCTGAATATCCAGCTGATCATGGTAGTAGCGATGCTTACAGGTACAACCATGTTTTACGAATCGTTAACTTTAGTACATAAAGTAGCGATATTGATTTTTATCCTGGTTACCCTGATCAATATCGGCGCCCTGTTAGAGCAGCGCAAGTGGATTTATTACCTCGAATGTTTCAGGTTGATATTGGTATTCGGTTATTTCTTCCATAGCTTTAATATCATGGAACTTTTAATATTCCCGGTTGTAGGATTGATCATTCTTGAACGTAATTTTTCATTGAATAGCTTGTATAAAAAACACCTTTTTAACTATCAATCCAACACAATTAATACATAG